From the Pseudomonas syringae KCTC 12500 genome, the window CCGTGCATATCATCACCGGCGGTGACGACAAGGAACTGCGCGCCGACGGCAGCCATATCGGCAAGGACGAACGTTACGCACGCAGCGACGAATACCTCAGCGTGGTGCGTCAGGAATGGACCAGCGACAAGCCGTTCGATCATAACGGCACCTACTACCAGCTTGAGGGTGCGCACTCGTTGGTCAAATCCCCACAGCAGCCACATATCCCTCTGTACTTCGGTGGTTCCTCGGCGGCGGCGATTGCTGTGGCGAGTAAACACGCCGATGTTTATGCATTGTGGGGCGAGACATACGAGCAGGTGCGTGACGTGGTGAAACAGGTCCGCGCCGAAGCCGCCAGACATGGGCGGACCATTCGTTTCAGCCTGTCATTGCGCCCGATTCTGGCAGAGACCGAGGAAAAGGCCTGGGCACGTGCCGACAGTATTCTGGAAAAGGCCAAGGCCCTGGCAGACCGCAACGGCTTTGTACGTCGCGAACCGCCGAATGAAGGATCACGCCGCCTGCTGGCCGCTGCTGCACAAGGATCGCGCCTGGACAAGCGCCTGTGGACAGGCATCGCCGGCCTGCTCGGCGCACAGGGCAACTCGACCTCGCTGGTTGGCACCCCGGAACAGGTCGCTGAAGCGCTGCTGGATTACTACGATCTGGGGATTACCACCTTCCTGATTCGCGGCTTCGATCCACTGGAAGATGCCATCGACTACGGCAAGAAGCTGATCCCGCTGACCCGCGCATTGGTGGCGCAACGTGAACAGCAGGCTCGCGAACAGGTCGCCTGATTCAACCTATATCCTGCGGGCCGGTCTGACGCCCAACGCCAGACCGCCTGCCCGCAATGCGGTGTTCAGGCGGCTGCCGAGACCGGCTTGAGCGACCGAGCCACCAGTGTGCCAAAGGCTTCCACCGGCGCTTGCAGGTTACCGAGAAAGCGCGGGTAGAACAGCCACAAGTCCATTACCGGCTTGAAGTCCTTGAGCGGCAGCGCCACCAACTGCTCGCGGTGCGCGCTGCGTTCCAGCAGCGGACGGGGCACCAGGCCAAGCCCCATGCCATCGGCCACCAGCCCAAGTTGCAGCTCGGTGCCGAAAGTTTCCAGATTGACCTTCATGCTCAAGCCCTGATCGGTCAGCGTGCGCTGCAAGCCTGCACGAAAACCGCAGCCGTCCGGATTAAGCACCCAGCCCTGCTCATAACAGTCCGCCAGCTTGCCGGGCTTTTTCGGGGCCAGCCCCTTGGCGCAGACCACCACCAGCTCCATCTTGCCAATCGACTGACCAACGATGTTGTCTGGAAATATCTTGCCTGCCGGAAACAGCGCAGCCGCTGCATCCAGCTCGCCGTTTTCGATCTTGCCGATCAGGTGGCTGCCCCAACCGGTGCTGACCTGGGCGCGCAGATCGGGAAACTCCCCACGCAACTGCTTGAGCGCATCGAGCAGCACCACGTCACCGATGGTTTGCGGCACGCCCAGACGCAACAGACCGCTGGGCGGCGTGTCACTGGCCACCAGCTCGCGCAACGAATCCATCTCGCGCAGGATCGCCAGGCACTTCTGGTACACCTGAAGACCCATCGGAGTCGGCTTGAGCGGCTTGGTATTGCGGTCGAACAGCTCGACCCCGAGGGCTTGCTCGAAATTCTGCACCCGGCGCGTGATGGCGGGCTGGGTCAGGTCCAGCGATTCAGCGGCGTGGCTGATCGACTGGCAGCGGATGACTGCAACGAACGCATCGATATCATCAATTTTCATTCGGACCGCACATAAAGAAGAGATTAAACATAGGCAAAAAGCATAGTACCAGCAGGCGCTCATGGATAGCCCGAGCGTAGATTTCGCGGATTACGACAAACAAGTAACAGACGTTTTCGTTATAACCTAATCATTAAAAAATAGCATATTAAATATCTATATTATGCTTATATCGAACCATTCCCTGACTTTGATCTGGAAATGGACATGACTCAGAACCGACACCCGGAGCGACTCGGGGCCTTTATCGATGCACTCACCGAACTGCTTGGCAGCGAGCCGCATGAAGGCGATCTGTTACGCCGCGGCGGCAAGCTGCTGGCGCAACTGGTCAGCCACGATGACTGGCTGGCAGAAGAATTTACCGTACCCGACGCCAACCGCTATCAGCAATTTCTGCTGCATGCCGATCCACAGCAGCGTTTTTCGGTAGTCAGTTTCGTCTGGGGGCCTGGCCAACGCACACCTATTCACGACCACCGCGTGTGGGGGCTGATCGGCATGCTGCGCGGCGCGGAAGATTCCCAAGGCTACCTTCGCAACGCGCAAGGGCACCTGGAAACCAGTGGCCCGGCGATTCGCCTGCAACCCGGCCAGGTCGAGGCGTTGTCACCGCACAGCAACGATGTCCATCAGGTCAGCAACGCCTTCAACGATCAGGTGTCGATCAGCATCCACGTTTACGGCGCCGATATCGGCACTGTGAAGCGTGCGGTCTATGACCTCGACGGCACCGAAAAACTGTTCATCTCCGGCTATTCGAACGCCGCCACCGCCCATCAGGATCAGCCAACAGGGAGCCCGACCCCATGACCACACCTGCCACCCGATCATTCGCCGACATTCGCCAGGCCTTGCTGGACCGCCAGGAGCTGGTCTTGGTAGATGTCCGCGAAGAGGCCCCCTTTGCCCAGGCTCATCCGCTGTTTGCCGTGAACATCCCGCTGTCGAAGCTGGAGCTGGAGATTTTCTCCCGCATCCCGCGACGCGACACGGCCGTGACCCTTTACGACGATGGCGAAGGTCTGGCGCAGATCGCCCTGCAGCGCCTGCAGGCACTGGGCTACAGCGACGTGAAACTGCTCGACGACGGCCTTCAGGGCTGGCGCGCGGCTGGCGGCGAACTGTTCATCGACGTGAATGTGCCGAGCAAGGCGTTTGGCGAGCTGGTGGAGCATCACCGCGCCACCCCGTCGCTGGCCGCAGAAGAGGTCAAGCGCCTGCTCGACAGCAATGCGGACGTGGTGGTGCTCGATGCCCGGCGCTATGACGAATACCAGACCATGAGCATTCCAGGCGGCATCAGCGTACCGGGCGCCGAACTGGTGCTGCGGGCACGTGAGCTGGCACCGGATCCCTCTACTCGAATCATCGTCAATTGTGCGGGTCGCACGCGCAGCATCATCGGCACCCAGTCGCTGGTCAACGCGGGCCTGCCCAATCCGATCAACGCACTGCGCAATGGCACCATTGGCTGGCTGCTGGCCGGCCAGACGCTGGACCATGGCCAGAACCGGCGTTTTGCGGCAGTCAGTGAAGAGACCCGCGAAAACGCCAGTGCCGATGCGCGCCAGGTGGCCGATCGCGCCAAGGTCAAACGAGCCAGCCGTGCTGATCTGCAACACTGGCAAGCCGAGGCTTCACGTACCACTTACCTGTTCGATGTACGTACCCCGGAAGAGTTTGCCAAAGGCCACCTGCCCGGCGCGCGTTCCACACCGGGTGGGCAACTGGTGCAGGAAACCGATCATTTCGCCAGCGTCCGCGGTGCGCGAATCGCGCTGCTGGACGACGACGGCGTGCGCGCCAACATGTCGGCCTCCTGGCTGGCGCAGTTGGGCTGGGACGTGTCGGTGATTGATGACCTGGAGGCAGCGGATTTCAGCGAACAGGGCGACTGGGACGCACCCTTCCCGACGCCGCCGCAGGTCGAGGCGATCAGCGTCGAGACCCTTACTCAATGGCAGAAACAGGTAAACGTGGCGGTGCTGGATTTCACCGCCAGCGCCAACTATGTCAAACAGCATATCCCCGGTGCCTGGTGGACCTTGCGTGCCGACCTGAAGCAGGCGCTGGGCAAGCTGCCGGCAGCTGACCGCTATGTCTTGACCTGCGGCAGCAGCCGTCTGGCGCGCTTTGCCGTGGCCGACCTGGAAGCGTTGACCGACAAGCCGGTGTTTCTGCTCGAAGGCGGCACCGCCAGCTGGATCAAGGCCGGCCTGCCGCTGGAGCACGGCGAAAGCCGACTGGCCTCGCCACGCATCGATCGCTACCGCCGCCCGTACGAAGGCACCGACGCACCGCGCGAAGCCATGCAGGCGTATCTGGACTGGGAATTCGGCCTGGTGGAGCAGCTGGGACGTGACGCAACACACGGGTTTTACGTGATTTGATGCCGTTGAGTACACCGCGCAGCGCATTGGCACAAGCGCCAAGTGGGAGCGAGCGTGCTCGCGAAGAGGGCGCTACATTCAGTGCATTTTCTGCGTCTGGAACAGGGTCTTCGCGAGCAAGCTCGCTCCCACAAGGCTGCGTCCGACTCTAAAGGTGAGGCGTATTGGCACAAGCGTCAAAGGCTCATCAGGACTATTCATCACCCTATTGGAGACACACTTAAATGCTGCCTTTTTTCAAATCCACCCTGCCTTTTAAAACTCTGCTGCTCGGCGCGCTGCTCAGTGTGCTGGCAGGTCAGCAGGTGATGGCTGCCGAGCAGGCGCCGCTGCTGGTCGCCAATCAGAAGTCGTTGCTGAAAACCCTGCTGCAGGTTTCCGGTGAGCTCAAGGACGTGCCTTACGAGATTCAGTTTTCCGAGTTTCCCGCGGCGGCGCCCTTGGGAGAGGCGCTGAATGCGGGCGCGGTGGATATCGGTGCGCTGGGTGATGCACCCTATGTATTCGCTCTGGGGGCGGGTGCACCCTTGAAAGTGGTCAGCATCACCCACGCCCAAGGCCGCTTCACCACTGCGGTGCTGGTGCCGAAAAACTCGCCGATCAAGACCGTTGCCGACCTCAAGGGCAAGCGCATCGTCACCGGACGCGGCTCCATCGGCCACTATCTGGCGATCCGCGCCTTGCATGAGGCCGGGCTGAAAACCAGTGATGTTACCTTCATCAATCTGCTGCCCAGCGAATCGCGTCTGCTGCTGGACAGTGGCGATGCCGACGCCTGGGCGACATGGGACCCGTACACCACGATCTCCATCACACAAAGCGACGCGCGGGTGCTGGTCAGTGGCAGCGAGCTGCTGAGCAACCATCTCTACCTTGCCGCAACCAGCAAGGCCATCGAAGGCAAACGCGCGCAACTGGATGATTTCGTTGCCCGTGTGGAGCGCGCTTTCAACTGGTCCAACGCCCATCCCGAGGAGTACGCGGCGGCCCAGGCGAAAGTCACCGGCCTGCCCCTGGCGGTGCACCTCGCAGTGGCCAAGGCGACGAAAATGCAGCGCACGCCGATTGATGACCAGATTGTCCAGGGCCTGCAAAACACTGCAGACACTTACCTGGCTGAAGGCATTCTAAGCAAACGGATCGACGTTTCGACAGGCTTCGACAAAAGCTTCAACGCGTCGCGCGCGCAGATCGCGCAGGCCACCGCTCAATAAACGCTGCGAAAAGGACCCCGCATGACACTCTCGACCCTGCGCCCTATCCCGCACCAGTTGCATGAAGCGCCCGAGTCCGCCGAGGACTTCAGTAAACGGCTGGCAGAACTGACCGCAGCGCTGGCCGAAACCGCCGAGCAATACGATATCAGCGCGCAATTTCCCCATGCCAACTTCCAACTGCTGCACGCTCACGGCCTGCTTGGCCTGACGGTTCCGACCGAACTGGGCGGCGGCGGTGCCGACTTGCCCCGCGCTCAACAGGTGATCAGCGCGGTGGCCCGGGGAGAGCCGTCGACGGCGCTGATTCTGGTCATGCAATACCTGCAGCATTCGAGGCTGCAGGAGAACCGCAACTGGCCGAACCATCTGCGCGTGCAGGTGGCCGAACAGGCCGTGCGTGAGGGCGCGTTGATCAACGCTCTGCGCGTCGAGCCCGATCTGGGCACGCCCGCGCGGGGCGGCCTGCCAGGCACCATCGCGCGCCGCACCGCGCAAGGCTGGCGCATCAGCGGCAGCAAGATCTACTCCACCGGCAGCCACGGTCTGACCTGGTTTGCCGTATGGGCGCGCAGCGATGACGATGACCCGCTGGTGGGCAGCTGGCTGGTCCACAAGGACACGCCGGGCATCACCATCATTGAGGACTGGGACCATCTGGGCATGCGCGCCACCAGCAGCCACGAAGTCAGATTCGACAATGTGCTGGTGCCACTCGATCACGCCGTCAGCGTCAGCCCGTGGAGCGCACCGCAATCCGAGCTGGATGGATCAGGCCTGCTGTGGATGGCGGTGCTGCTGTCGTCGGTCTACGACGGCATCGCTCAATCCGCCCGTGACTGGCTGGTGCACTGGCTGGAACAGCGCACACCCTCCAACCTTGGCGCGGCGCTGTCGACCCTGCCGCGCTTTCAGGAAACCGTCGGGCAGATCGATACTCTGCTGTTCGCCAATCGCAGCCTGCTGCAATCGGCTGCTCAAGGGCACACACCTGCCCAGCACGCCGGGCAGATCAAATACCTGATAACCGGCAACGCCATTCGCGCGGTGGAGCTGGCCATCGAGGCTTCGGGGAATCCTGGACTGTCACGCAGCAACCCGTTGCAGCGCCACTACCGCAACGTCCTGTGCGGTCGGGTGCATACCCCACAGAACGATGCGGTGCTGGCCAGCGTGGGCAAGGCGGCGTTTGCGGCACGCAGCAAAGACCAATAAGACGCGTCAGAGCAGTGACGGCGGCTCGAACGCCGTCACCGGCGGCAGGTCCTGATCCCATTTGACGATGTCCACCGATGCTGTCTGTGCTGAACAGCCCTGCGACAGGCTGGAGGCGCCCACATCTTCGGTGATCACATTCGGGTTGCCGTGTTTTTCCAGGCTGCCCCGCTCGCCATGCACCAGCGGGTCGAACCAGGCCCCGGTGGCAATCTGCACTACGCCGGGGCGAATGCCGTCCGACACGATCACCCCGGCCAAAAACGCGCCACGCTCGTTGAACACCTTGACCACATCGCCATCGACCAGTCCACGGGCGCGAGCATCCAGCGGGTTGAGGGTCAGCGGCTCGCGCGCCTCAATTTTCGAAGAGCGACTGTAACTGCCGTGGTCGTACTGGCTGTGCAAACGGGTTTTCGGTTGGTTGGACAACAGGTGCAGCGCGTGGGTCGGCGCAGGCTTTTCCAGCCACACCGGGTGACCGGGACAATCGGCATAGCCAAAGCCTGCGATGCGCTCGGAGAAAATTTCGATGCGCCCGGACGGCGTCGGCAACGGATGCGCGTCAGGGTCATGACGAAAGGATTCAAGCAGCACGTTGTCGGTGTGCGGGTAGTCTATTTCCAGTACACCGTCACGCCAGAACTGCTCGAACTCCGGCAGGGTGATGCCAAACGTTTCGGCCCGTTGCCGAGACTCGTCATAGATAAAGCGCAGCCATTCCCCCGCATCCCGACCTTCGGTAAACGCTTGTGCCACTCCCAGCCGTTCGGCCAGCGCGGCCAGAATCGAGTAGTCGTCACGCGACTCTCCCACGGGCTCGATCGCCTGCTGCATGGCGATCATGAAACGGTCGGAGGCCGAACTGCCGATGTCATTTCGCTCCAGGGCCGTGGTGGCCGGCAGCACGATGTCGGCATAGCGTGCCTGGGCTGTCCAGAACTGCTCGTGGACGATGATGGTTTGCGGCCGCTGCCACGCCTCCAGCAGCCGATTGAGGTCCTGATGGTGGTGAAAGATATTGCCACCCGCCCAGTACACCAGGCGAATGTCCGGGTACCTGCGTTGCTGCCCGTTGTAATCGAAGGGCTTCCCGGGGTTGAGCAACATGTCCGTCACCCGCGCGACCGGAATGAACGCCTTGACCGGGTTGCTGCCCTGGGAAAAGCGCGGCCCCGAGAACGCTTTGCGGCCACTGCCGGTGTTGTTCATGCAGCCATACCCCAGACCGAAACCGGCACCGGGCAAACCGATCTGCCCCAACAGCGCGGCCAGAGTCACGGTCATCCAGAACGGTTGCTCGCCATGTAGCGAACGCTGCAATGAATAGGCGACGTTGATCATGGTGCGCTTGCTGGCCATGCGTCGGGCCAGCTCGACAATCTGCTGCGCAGGAATATCGGTCAGCGCCTCGGCCCAGCGCGGGTCTTTCGGCTGGCCATCAGTGTGGCCCAGCAGGTACTCGCGAAAACGTGCATAGCCCACGGTATAGCGCTGGACGAAATCCTCGTTGTGCAGCCCTTCGCTGATCAACACCCAGGACAGTGCCATCATCAACGCCGTGTCGCTGCCGGGACGTACCGCCAGCCACTGGTTATGCGTCGGGCCGACCAGATCGTCACGCAGCGGGCTGACATTGACGAACTGCACCCCCGCGTCGGACATACGCTGTAGCGCGTCGCCCAGCAGATGGTCGCTGGCACCACCGGGGCTGGTCTGGGCATTCTTGGCGGGCAAGCCACCGAACGCGACGAACAGCTCGCAATGCTCGGCCAGATTTTTCCAGGAGGTATGCGCCGCCAGCAGCCAGTCCATGTTGCCGACGATGTGCGGCATCAGTACCCGCCCGGCACCCAGACTGTAGCTGTCGGTGCTGAACACATAACCGCCGATGCAGTTAAGGAAGCGATGCAACTGGCTTTGCGCGTGATGAAAACGCCCCGCGCTGCCCCAGCCATAGCTGCCGCCGAAAATAGCCTGATTGCCGTGCTCGTGCCGGACTCGCTGCAACTCGCTGGCGACCAGATCCAGCGCGACCTCCCAGGAAACCTCGACGAACGGCTCCTGACCACGCAGATCCGGCCGTCCACCGGCCTGCTGAAGAAAACTGCGGCGTATCGCCGGGCGCCTGATGCGGGTCGGTGAGGTAATGGCCTCGGCAACCGAATCGCCGATCGGAGACGGGTCCTTATCCCATTCTGCCGGCAGCAGCCCGGTCAGCTTGCCGTCCTCGACCTGTGGACGGTAAGCGCCCCAGTGCAATGATGTGAAACTCATGGTGATGGCTCCCGGATAGCGCAGTGGCAGGCAGTCGGTCAGCGCACTACTTGCGCCTGATAGGCCAGCGCGGCACTGAACGACTCGTCAAACACGCTGGCAGCAGGATAACGCTTGGTCAGCCCAGCGTTGTTGAAGAAATCGATGGTCTGCTGCGCACCGGCCACCACTTGCGCAGTGATCGGCACGACCACTACCTGAGCACGGGAAAACCAGCGGCGTGCTACCTCGGCATCGGCCTTGGTCAGCGCGGCCCAGGCGTTGGCATAGCGTTCATCGTGCTGCGGATCGCTGACCGACCAGGCCCGGGCGGCCTGCAGGCGTTGCAGGAAATCGCTGATCTGCGCACGCTTGTCCTTGATGGCCAGATCGTTGGCGACGATGAAGCTTTGCGCCGGAATCAAGCCCTCGGCAGTCGCGATAATCCGCGCGCCCTGTCGTTCCTGTTGAGTGACGTAGGGCTCCCAGGTAGCAATCGCATCCACCGAACCGCCGTCCAGCGCATGGGAAGAATCCAGTGCGCTGAGGTAGCGATAGTCAACGGCATCGCGGGCGACACCTGCCTTGTCCAGTGCAGTGAGCATCAGTTGCTGGCTGAACGAACCTTTCCAGATGGCGACCTTCTTGCCCGCCAGATCCGCCACGGTCTTGATTGGCGAGTCCTTACGCACAACGATGGCAACGCCGTCGAGGTTCTGTCGCGACACACCGATGACCTTGATCGGAGCCCCCAGCGCGCCCATGAACAGCGCAGGCGAATCACCCAGCAAGCCAATATCCAGGCTGCCGACGTTCAAGGCCTCGGCGACCGGCGAGCCTGCGGTGAACTGCTTCCATTCCAGTTCGTAAGACAGATCCTTGAGGACCCCGGCGGCTTCCATCACGGTACGGGCGCTGTAGCTCTGATCGCCGACGATCAGATTGGCCGCCTGGGTATTGAGCGAGGCCACGAGGCCCAGCGACAGCCCCTTCAGCAAGCGTTGGCTCCAGCGGACGAGGGTCGTTGGCACAGGTAGGTTCTCCACAGGCATTGGGCAAATCGAAATGATCGGCAACGACCCTAACACCCGAACAAAAATTAGCTAAATTCATTTTTGTTCTAGCCTAAGATGCAAATTAATCATCAATAGATCGAGTGCCAGCCTGCTTCAAGCTTGCCGATCATTCAGTTCGAGACCTGACTCCAGACGCTCGCGCAGGAACTCGATGAATGCCTGCACCGGTCGCGACGCCTGTCGGTGTTGCGGATAAACCGCTGACAGCGTCAACGGCTCGGGACGCAGGTTGTCCAGCACACGAACCAGGCTGCCCTCGCGCAACGCCGCGCTGACAATGAAGGTAGGCAAATAGGTGATGCCCAGCCCGGCAATGGCTGATTCCCTCAGCAGCTCGCCATTATTGGCGCGCATACGCCCGCTGACATTGAGGGTCAACGGCTTGTCCTGCCCTTGAAAACGCCATAGCGCCTGACGGCTGTGGCCATAGGGCAGGCAATCATGGGTGTGCAGGTCTTCGGGCTTTTGTGGTGTGCCGCGCTCGGCCAGGTATGCCGGGCTGGCGCAGTACACCCGGTCGATCGAGGCAATGCGCCGGGCGATCAGACTGGAATCTTCCAGCACCCCGATACGCAGCACCACGTCGTAGCCTTCGCTGATCACATCCACCGGACGATCACTCAGGTCCACTTCCACCGCCACCTCGCGATAGCGCTGCAAAAACAGCGGCAGCAGGCTCGCCAGGTGTGTAACGGCAAACGACAGCGGCGCACTCACGCGCAGAGTGCCACGCGGTTCGTTGTTCTGCCCGGTGATGCCCTGCTCCACCTGCTCCAGCTCGGCGAGCAGACGCAGAGCCGACTCGTAGTAACTCTGCCCCAACGGCGTGACATCCAGACGTCGCGTCGAGCGGTTGAGCAGGCGTACGCCCAGACGCGCCTCCAGTTGCATCAGGCGACGACTGACGAACTGCTTGGACAGGCCCAACTTGTCGGACGCGGCGGTCAGGCTGCCGGACTCCATTACCTGGCAGAACATGCGCATGTCTTCAAAAGGGTTCATGTGTTGCGACCTGATCAAGCGTTGATGGCGT encodes:
- a CDS encoding LysR family transcriptional regulator, which produces MNPFEDMRMFCQVMESGSLTAASDKLGLSKQFVSRRLMQLEARLGVRLLNRSTRRLDVTPLGQSYYESALRLLAELEQVEQGITGQNNEPRGTLRVSAPLSFAVTHLASLLPLFLQRYREVAVEVDLSDRPVDVISEGYDVVLRIGVLEDSSLIARRIASIDRVYCASPAYLAERGTPQKPEDLHTHDCLPYGHSRQALWRFQGQDKPLTLNVSGRMRANNGELLRESAIAGLGITYLPTFIVSAALREGSLVRVLDNLRPEPLTLSAVYPQHRQASRPVQAFIEFLRERLESGLELNDRQA
- a CDS encoding LLM class flavin-dependent oxidoreductase, which gives rise to MSIEFIGYIATQPGSEIHPRSGAAIQPDYVKTVAKAHEDAGFDRALIAYHSNSPDSTLVAAHAASVTTRLKFLVAHRPGFIAPTVAARQFATLDVFNGGRTAVHIITGGDDKELRADGSHIGKDERYARSDEYLSVVRQEWTSDKPFDHNGTYYQLEGAHSLVKSPQQPHIPLYFGGSSAAAIAVASKHADVYALWGETYEQVRDVVKQVRAEAARHGRTIRFSLSLRPILAETEEKAWARADSILEKAKALADRNGFVRREPPNEGSRRLLAAAAQGSRLDKRLWTGIAGLLGAQGNSTSLVGTPEQVAEALLDYYDLGITTFLIRGFDPLEDAIDYGKKLIPLTRALVAQREQQAREQVA
- a CDS encoding LysR family transcriptional regulator, which gives rise to MKIDDIDAFVAVIRCQSISHAAESLDLTQPAITRRVQNFEQALGVELFDRNTKPLKPTPMGLQVYQKCLAILREMDSLRELVASDTPPSGLLRLGVPQTIGDVVLLDALKQLRGEFPDLRAQVSTGWGSHLIGKIENGELDAAAALFPAGKIFPDNIVGQSIGKMELVVVCAKGLAPKKPGKLADCYEQGWVLNPDGCGFRAGLQRTLTDQGLSMKVNLETFGTELQLGLVADGMGLGLVPRPLLERSAHREQLVALPLKDFKPVMDLWLFYPRFLGNLQAPVEAFGTLVARSLKPVSAAA
- a CDS encoding molybdopterin guanine dinucleotide-containing S/N-oxide reductase, yielding MSFTSLHWGAYRPQVEDGKLTGLLPAEWDKDPSPIGDSVAEAITSPTRIRRPAIRRSFLQQAGGRPDLRGQEPFVEVSWEVALDLVASELQRVRHEHGNQAIFGGSYGWGSAGRFHHAQSQLHRFLNCIGGYVFSTDSYSLGAGRVLMPHIVGNMDWLLAAHTSWKNLAEHCELFVAFGGLPAKNAQTSPGGASDHLLGDALQRMSDAGVQFVNVSPLRDDLVGPTHNQWLAVRPGSDTALMMALSWVLISEGLHNEDFVQRYTVGYARFREYLLGHTDGQPKDPRWAEALTDIPAQQIVELARRMASKRTMINVAYSLQRSLHGEQPFWMTVTLAALLGQIGLPGAGFGLGYGCMNNTGSGRKAFSGPRFSQGSNPVKAFIPVARVTDMLLNPGKPFDYNGQQRRYPDIRLVYWAGGNIFHHHQDLNRLLEAWQRPQTIIVHEQFWTAQARYADIVLPATTALERNDIGSSASDRFMIAMQQAIEPVGESRDDYSILAALAERLGVAQAFTEGRDAGEWLRFIYDESRQRAETFGITLPEFEQFWRDGVLEIDYPHTDNVLLESFRHDPDAHPLPTPSGRIEIFSERIAGFGYADCPGHPVWLEKPAPTHALHLLSNQPKTRLHSQYDHGSYSRSSKIEAREPLTLNPLDARARGLVDGDVVKVFNERGAFLAGVIVSDGIRPGVVQIATGAWFDPLVHGERGSLEKHGNPNVITEDVGASSLSQGCSAQTASVDIVKWDQDLPPVTAFEPPSLL
- a CDS encoding ABC transporter substrate-binding protein, with the translated sequence MPVENLPVPTTLVRWSQRLLKGLSLGLVASLNTQAANLIVGDQSYSARTVMEAAGVLKDLSYELEWKQFTAGSPVAEALNVGSLDIGLLGDSPALFMGALGAPIKVIGVSRQNLDGVAIVVRKDSPIKTVADLAGKKVAIWKGSFSQQLMLTALDKAGVARDAVDYRYLSALDSSHALDGGSVDAIATWEPYVTQQERQGARIIATAEGLIPAQSFIVANDLAIKDKRAQISDFLQRLQAARAWSVSDPQHDERYANAWAALTKADAEVARRWFSRAQVVVVPITAQVVAGAQQTIDFFNNAGLTKRYPAASVFDESFSAALAYQAQVVR
- a CDS encoding rhodanese-related sulfurtransferase: MTTPATRSFADIRQALLDRQELVLVDVREEAPFAQAHPLFAVNIPLSKLELEIFSRIPRRDTAVTLYDDGEGLAQIALQRLQALGYSDVKLLDDGLQGWRAAGGELFIDVNVPSKAFGELVEHHRATPSLAAEEVKRLLDSNADVVVLDARRYDEYQTMSIPGGISVPGAELVLRARELAPDPSTRIIVNCAGRTRSIIGTQSLVNAGLPNPINALRNGTIGWLLAGQTLDHGQNRRFAAVSEETRENASADARQVADRAKVKRASRADLQHWQAEASRTTYLFDVRTPEEFAKGHLPGARSTPGGQLVQETDHFASVRGARIALLDDDGVRANMSASWLAQLGWDVSVIDDLEAADFSEQGDWDAPFPTPPQVEAISVETLTQWQKQVNVAVLDFTASANYVKQHIPGAWWTLRADLKQALGKLPAADRYVLTCGSSRLARFAVADLEALTDKPVFLLEGGTASWIKAGLPLEHGESRLASPRIDRYRRPYEGTDAPREAMQAYLDWEFGLVEQLGRDATHGFYVI
- a CDS encoding acyl-CoA dehydrogenase family protein → MTLSTLRPIPHQLHEAPESAEDFSKRLAELTAALAETAEQYDISAQFPHANFQLLHAHGLLGLTVPTELGGGGADLPRAQQVISAVARGEPSTALILVMQYLQHSRLQENRNWPNHLRVQVAEQAVREGALINALRVEPDLGTPARGGLPGTIARRTAQGWRISGSKIYSTGSHGLTWFAVWARSDDDDPLVGSWLVHKDTPGITIIEDWDHLGMRATSSHEVRFDNVLVPLDHAVSVSPWSAPQSELDGSGLLWMAVLLSSVYDGIAQSARDWLVHWLEQRTPSNLGAALSTLPRFQETVGQIDTLLFANRSLLQSAAQGHTPAQHAGQIKYLITGNAIRAVELAIEASGNPGLSRSNPLQRHYRNVLCGRVHTPQNDAVLASVGKAAFAARSKDQ
- a CDS encoding ABC transporter substrate-binding protein → MLPFFKSTLPFKTLLLGALLSVLAGQQVMAAEQAPLLVANQKSLLKTLLQVSGELKDVPYEIQFSEFPAAAPLGEALNAGAVDIGALGDAPYVFALGAGAPLKVVSITHAQGRFTTAVLVPKNSPIKTVADLKGKRIVTGRGSIGHYLAIRALHEAGLKTSDVTFINLLPSESRLLLDSGDADAWATWDPYTTISITQSDARVLVSGSELLSNHLYLAATSKAIEGKRAQLDDFVARVERAFNWSNAHPEEYAAAQAKVTGLPLAVHLAVAKATKMQRTPIDDQIVQGLQNTADTYLAEGILSKRIDVSTGFDKSFNASRAQIAQATAQ
- a CDS encoding cysteine dioxygenase; the protein is MTQNRHPERLGAFIDALTELLGSEPHEGDLLRRGGKLLAQLVSHDDWLAEEFTVPDANRYQQFLLHADPQQRFSVVSFVWGPGQRTPIHDHRVWGLIGMLRGAEDSQGYLRNAQGHLETSGPAIRLQPGQVEALSPHSNDVHQVSNAFNDQVSISIHVYGADIGTVKRAVYDLDGTEKLFISGYSNAATAHQDQPTGSPTP